The Kiritimatiellia bacterium genome window below encodes:
- a CDS encoding L-fucose isomerase: MNYPRIGIRPTIDGRRGGVRESLEDQTMKLAQAAANLISERLRYPNGSPVECVIADTCIGGAAEAAACAAKFRRENVGVSLTVTPCWCYGSETMDMDPLTPKAVWGFNGTERPGAVYLAAVLAGHAQKGLPAFGIYGRDVKDAGDYTVPDDVAEKILRFAKAGLAVAMMRGRAYVAMGGVSMGIAGSIVDQSFFERYLGMRVETVDMTEFIRRLERGIYDPDEFEKAKAWVKQYCKEGKDYNAKEKRRSREQLDREWEISIKMAMIARDLMVGNPKLAEMGYGEEALGHDGLAGGFQGQRQWTDHMPNGDFLEAILNSSFDWNGIRAPYIVATENDALNGVSMLFGYLLTNTAQIFADVRTYWSPAAVKRVAGYQLKGDAEGGILHLINSGPAALDGTGQQSRNGKPAMKPFWEITEAEVKKCLAATTWHPSITEYFPGGGWSTRFLTRGGMPVTMCRLNLVAGLGPALQIAEGVTIDLPAKVHDALDQRTNPTWPTTWFVPRITGKGAFADVYTVMNNWGANHGAISYGHIGADLITLASMLRIPVYMHNVDEQALFRPAAWNLFGTADRESADFRACANFGPLYA; encoded by the coding sequence ATGAACTATCCGCGCATCGGTATTCGGCCCACCATCGACGGCCGCCGCGGCGGCGTCCGCGAATCGCTTGAAGACCAGACGATGAAGCTGGCGCAGGCGGCTGCCAACCTGATCTCGGAACGGCTCCGCTATCCCAACGGATCTCCCGTGGAGTGCGTCATCGCCGACACCTGCATCGGCGGCGCCGCAGAAGCTGCCGCCTGCGCGGCGAAGTTCCGCCGCGAAAACGTCGGGGTCTCGCTGACCGTCACGCCATGCTGGTGCTACGGATCCGAGACGATGGACATGGATCCGCTGACGCCCAAGGCCGTGTGGGGCTTCAATGGGACGGAGCGGCCCGGCGCCGTTTACCTTGCCGCCGTTTTGGCGGGCCACGCCCAGAAGGGCCTGCCGGCCTTCGGGATTTACGGGCGCGACGTCAAGGACGCGGGCGATTACACCGTCCCCGATGACGTCGCTGAAAAAATTCTGCGCTTCGCGAAGGCCGGCCTCGCCGTTGCGATGATGCGCGGGCGCGCCTACGTCGCGATGGGCGGCGTTTCGATGGGCATCGCCGGGTCGATCGTCGACCAGTCCTTCTTTGAGCGGTATCTCGGCATGCGAGTGGAGACGGTCGACATGACCGAATTCATCCGACGTCTCGAGCGCGGGATTTACGACCCGGACGAGTTCGAGAAAGCCAAGGCGTGGGTCAAGCAATACTGCAAGGAGGGCAAGGACTACAACGCGAAGGAAAAGCGCCGCTCGCGCGAACAGCTCGACCGCGAGTGGGAAATTTCGATCAAGATGGCGATGATCGCCCGGGACCTGATGGTCGGCAACCCGAAGCTCGCCGAAATGGGGTATGGCGAAGAGGCGCTGGGCCACGACGGCCTCGCCGGCGGTTTCCAAGGCCAGCGCCAGTGGACCGATCACATGCCCAATGGCGACTTCCTCGAGGCGATCCTGAACAGCTCGTTCGACTGGAACGGAATCCGGGCGCCCTACATCGTGGCCACGGAGAATGACGCCCTGAACGGCGTCTCCATGCTCTTCGGGTATCTGCTCACCAACACCGCGCAAATTTTCGCGGACGTCCGCACCTACTGGAGCCCGGCAGCCGTCAAGCGGGTGGCCGGCTACCAGCTCAAAGGTGACGCGGAGGGCGGAATTCTGCATCTGATCAATTCCGGACCGGCCGCACTCGATGGTACCGGACAGCAGAGCCGCAATGGCAAACCCGCAATGAAGCCGTTCTGGGAAATCACGGAGGCCGAGGTGAAGAAATGCCTCGCCGCGACGACCTGGCACCCCTCGATTACCGAATACTTCCCCGGCGGCGGCTGGTCCACGCGATTCCTCACACGCGGCGGAATGCCGGTGACGATGTGCCGGCTGAACCTTGTCGCCGGGCTTGGACCCGCCCTGCAAATCGCGGAGGGCGTGACGATCGACCTGCCCGCCAAGGTGCACGATGCGCTCGACCAGCGGACGAATCCCACGTGGCCCACGACGTGGTTTGTCCCTCGCATCACGGGCAAAGGGGCATTCGCCGACGTCTACACGGTCATGAACAACTGGGGTGCAAATCATGGCGCAATCAGCTATGGCCACATCGGCGCCGACTTGATCACGCTGGCGTCGATGCTGCGGATCCCCGTGTACATGCACAATGTGGACGAGCAGGCGCTGTTCCGGCCCGCGGCGTGGAACCTGTTCGGCACGGCCGACCGCGAGTCCGCCGACTTCCGCGCTTGCGCCAATTTTGGTCCGCTATACGCCTGA
- a CDS encoding NAD-dependent epimerase/dehydratase family protein → MLCNFTGMEKRAMNGGADAGGRADSWGGVQVLVTGATGFTGSVLTRKLVERGARVRAITRRDPPESLRELPVEWIRGQVFDPQTVREAADGAEYVFHIAAAYRTAGIPDEMYGLVHVTSTKLLVEAVSRNPGFKRFVHVSTVGVHGHIDDPPADESYRFAPGDVYQKTKAEAELWLRENAPRFGVPFTVIRPAAIMGPDDTRLLKLFKMAKRGIFPLLGFGKCLYHLIHVEDLCEAMLIAAVHPAAEGEVFIIGNLEPISLEEMGRLIARTLGRPFVPFRIPAAPVFAAAAACEAVCRVLGKEPPLHRRRVAFYTKDRAFNVSKMRNRLGFTPRYDNERGIVETARAYVAKGWL, encoded by the coding sequence ATGCTCTGTAATTTCACCGGCATGGAAAAGCGGGCGATGAATGGCGGCGCGGATGCCGGCGGGCGCGCGGATTCGTGGGGCGGGGTGCAGGTGCTCGTGACAGGCGCGACGGGCTTCACCGGCTCCGTGCTGACGAGGAAACTTGTCGAGCGCGGCGCGCGTGTGCGGGCGATCACCCGGCGGGATCCGCCGGAGTCGCTGCGCGAGCTGCCGGTGGAATGGATCCGGGGCCAGGTATTCGACCCGCAGACGGTGCGCGAAGCTGCGGACGGCGCCGAGTATGTGTTCCACATCGCGGCCGCGTACCGAACGGCGGGCATCCCGGACGAGATGTATGGACTTGTCCATGTGACGAGCACGAAGCTGTTGGTCGAGGCGGTGTCGCGGAATCCGGGCTTCAAACGGTTCGTCCATGTTTCCACCGTGGGGGTGCACGGCCACATCGACGATCCGCCGGCGGACGAGTCCTATCGGTTCGCGCCGGGCGATGTGTACCAGAAGACGAAAGCGGAGGCGGAACTGTGGCTGCGCGAGAATGCGCCGCGATTTGGTGTGCCGTTCACGGTGATTCGACCCGCGGCGATCATGGGGCCGGACGATACACGTCTGTTGAAGCTCTTCAAAATGGCGAAGCGGGGCATCTTCCCGCTGCTGGGCTTTGGGAAATGCCTGTACCACTTGATCCACGTGGAGGATTTGTGCGAGGCAATGCTCATCGCGGCGGTTCATCCCGCGGCGGAGGGCGAGGTGTTCATTATTGGGAATCTTGAGCCGATCAGCTTGGAGGAGATGGGTCGGCTGATTGCGCGGACGCTTGGGCGTCCCTTTGTGCCGTTTCGGATCCCGGCCGCGCCGGTTTTTGCCGCGGCGGCGGCTTGCGAAGCGGTGTGTCGGGTCCTCGGGAAGGAGCCACCATTGCACCGGCGGCGCGTGGCGTTTTACACCAAGGACCGCGCGTTCAATGTGTCGAAGATGCGGAATCGACTCGGTTTCACGCCGCGCTACGATAATGAGCGAGGGATTGTGGAAACGGCTCGAGCGTATGTGGCGAAAGGGTGGCTCTGA
- a CDS encoding acyltransferase — MQRESVEIQKELFAERKSALAKYRDLVVGQPGLGALLRYELVTSLCYVPGALGLFLRSKLYPLLLGECGRGVVFGAGVVLRHPHKIRIGDNVVIDDHCVLDAKGTSNEGIRIGSGVFIGRNTILSCKNGDIVLGDYVNLGFNCEIFSGARVEVGPRTMFAAYTYVIGGGHAYDRTDMAPLDQPRTAIGVTIGEGAWLGAGVKVLDGTRIGAGAIIGAGAVVTKDIPDHAIATGVPAEVRRIRS, encoded by the coding sequence ATGCAACGCGAATCGGTCGAGATTCAAAAAGAGCTTTTTGCGGAGAGGAAATCCGCGTTGGCAAAGTACAGGGACCTCGTGGTCGGGCAGCCGGGCCTCGGCGCTTTGCTGCGGTATGAGCTGGTCACCTCGCTGTGTTACGTGCCGGGCGCGCTGGGGTTGTTCCTGCGGAGCAAGCTGTATCCGCTGCTGCTCGGCGAGTGCGGACGGGGTGTGGTTTTTGGCGCGGGGGTGGTCCTTCGGCACCCGCACAAGATCCGGATTGGCGATAACGTGGTGATCGACGACCACTGCGTGCTGGACGCGAAAGGTACGTCGAACGAGGGGATCCGCATCGGCTCAGGGGTGTTCATTGGGCGCAACACGATTCTGAGCTGCAAGAATGGCGATATTGTTCTGGGAGATTATGTGAACCTCGGATTCAATTGTGAGATCTTTTCCGGGGCGCGCGTGGAGGTGGGACCGCGAACGATGTTCGCGGCCTACACCTACGTGATCGGCGGGGGGCATGCGTACGACCGCACGGACATGGCGCCGCTGGACCAGCCCCGCACGGCGATCGGTGTGACGATCGGCGAGGGCGCCTGGCTTGGGGCGGGCGTGAAAGTGCTGGACGGCACGCGAATCGGCGCGGGAGCCATCATCGGCGCGGGCGCCGTTGTGACGAAAGATATCCCAGACCATGCGATTGCAACAGGCGTGCCCGCCGAGGTGCGCCGGATTCGGAGCTGA
- a CDS encoding glycosyltransferase — MDERGRYTILHLCEHFGGREATLHGVARAFQWWIPNFDSTRFRVLLCSRKGWDRAAEQMVAAGIHPRVLGHGRLDPRNLTALLRLIREERVDLLHCHGYGACTWGRIAGRLLGLPVIVHERCNYGRVPVYQRPVEWLLAPWTDYAFAVSESTRRFCIEKRYLKAEIVETLYNGILMDDLPPTTPEWRAALRAEFGTSPSDPLLGIVGRIESHKGHLDALQALETVLASHPAVKCWIVGDGAFEAEVRRRVAERGLERAVRFLGFRRDVRQVIQCFDVQVFPSHREGTPNTLYEAMLAGVPAVASTADGQGEILEHEKTALLFAPGDSAMMARHIIRLLEDPALRARLGEAARERIREFDGLRTIRRMEAVYLELLEGRESRGRGAAEEHSP; from the coding sequence ATGGACGAGCGCGGGCGGTACACGATTCTGCATTTGTGCGAGCATTTCGGCGGACGCGAAGCGACGTTGCACGGCGTCGCGCGCGCGTTCCAATGGTGGATTCCGAATTTCGATTCGACGCGGTTTCGCGTCCTTCTGTGCAGCCGGAAGGGATGGGATCGGGCGGCGGAGCAGATGGTCGCTGCGGGAATTCACCCAAGGGTCCTGGGCCACGGGCGACTGGACCCGCGAAATCTGACGGCCCTCCTGCGCCTGATCCGGGAGGAGCGCGTGGACCTCCTGCATTGCCACGGCTACGGCGCGTGCACGTGGGGCCGGATCGCGGGACGCCTGCTCGGGCTGCCGGTGATCGTGCATGAGCGGTGCAACTACGGGCGCGTGCCGGTGTACCAGCGCCCCGTGGAGTGGCTGTTGGCGCCGTGGACAGATTATGCCTTTGCGGTGTCGGAGAGCACCCGCCGCTTTTGCATCGAGAAGCGGTACTTGAAGGCGGAGATCGTCGAGACGCTCTACAACGGGATTTTGATGGATGACCTCCCGCCGACCACGCCGGAATGGCGAGCCGCGCTGCGCGCGGAGTTCGGGACTTCGCCATCGGATCCGCTGCTGGGGATCGTTGGGCGGATTGAATCGCACAAAGGGCATTTGGATGCCCTGCAGGCGCTGGAAACCGTGCTGGCGAGCCATCCGGCCGTGAAGTGCTGGATCGTCGGCGATGGAGCGTTCGAGGCGGAGGTCCGGCGCCGCGTGGCAGAGCGGGGCCTTGAGCGGGCCGTGCGGTTTTTGGGGTTTCGACGGGATGTCCGCCAGGTGATCCAGTGTTTCGACGTGCAGGTGTTTCCGAGCCACCGCGAGGGCACGCCGAACACGTTGTATGAGGCAATGCTGGCCGGCGTGCCCGCCGTCGCCTCGACCGCCGACGGGCAGGGCGAAATCCTGGAGCATGAGAAGACGGCTCTGCTGTTCGCGCCCGGCGATTCGGCGATGATGGCGCGACACATTATTCGGCTTCTCGAGGATCCTGCGTTGCGCGCGCGACTCGGCGAGGCAGCGCGAGAACGGATCCGGGAATTCGACGGGTTGCGGACCATTCGGCGGATGGAGGCGGTCTATCTCGAGCTGCTCGAGGGGCGGGAAAGCCGGGGCCGCGGCGCGGCGGAGGAACATTCGCCGTGA
- the xylA gene encoding xylose isomerase, with protein sequence MNEYFPDVPPIRYEGPESKNPLAFKVYDPAAKVGGRTMADHLKFAVCYWHTFKGTGSDPFGGPVYDRPWNVGSDPMEVARRTLDACFEFISKLGVKYWCFHDRDIAPEGDTIAETNKRLEEIVARAKSLQKATGIKLLWGTANLFSHPRYSHGAATNPDPRVFAHAAAQIRRALDATVELGGTGYVFWGGREGYVSLINTDMKREREQLARMMHMAVDYAKSIGFKGMFFIEPKPKEPSTHQYDFDAATALGFLKEFELEPYFQLNIEANHATLATHSFEHELRVASDAGKLGSLDINRGDQTVGWDTDQFPTNLYDAVAVMRVLLKQGGLKYGGLNFDAKVRRGSFDTVDLFHAHIGGMDTFAKGLLIAHRMKEDGVFEKFIEERYAGWKTAMGKKILAGKATLPELEEWAAKVGEPPRTSGRQEMLENIFNEYLFGLR encoded by the coding sequence ATGAACGAATATTTCCCGGACGTTCCTCCGATCCGCTACGAAGGCCCAGAATCGAAAAATCCACTCGCCTTCAAAGTGTATGACCCCGCCGCCAAGGTGGGGGGGCGCACCATGGCGGACCATCTGAAATTCGCCGTCTGCTACTGGCACACCTTCAAGGGCACAGGCAGCGATCCGTTCGGCGGCCCGGTTTACGACCGTCCATGGAACGTCGGATCGGACCCGATGGAAGTCGCGCGGCGCACGCTGGACGCCTGCTTTGAGTTCATTTCGAAGCTCGGCGTCAAATACTGGTGTTTCCACGACCGCGACATCGCGCCCGAGGGCGACACGATTGCGGAGACCAACAAACGGCTGGAGGAAATCGTCGCGCGGGCCAAGTCGCTTCAAAAGGCAACCGGCATCAAGCTGCTGTGGGGCACCGCAAACCTCTTCAGCCATCCGCGGTACAGTCACGGCGCGGCCACAAATCCAGACCCTCGCGTCTTCGCGCATGCGGCCGCGCAGATTCGCCGTGCGCTCGACGCGACCGTCGAACTTGGCGGCACGGGCTATGTCTTCTGGGGCGGCCGGGAAGGCTACGTCTCGCTGATCAACACCGATATGAAACGCGAGCGCGAGCAACTCGCCCGCATGATGCACATGGCAGTCGACTACGCCAAATCAATCGGCTTCAAGGGCATGTTCTTCATCGAGCCGAAACCCAAGGAGCCCTCGACGCACCAATATGATTTTGACGCGGCGACCGCGCTCGGCTTCCTCAAGGAATTCGAGCTCGAGCCCTACTTCCAGCTCAACATCGAGGCGAACCATGCCACGCTGGCGACGCATTCCTTCGAGCATGAGCTGCGCGTCGCGTCCGATGCGGGCAAGCTCGGCAGCCTCGACATCAACCGGGGCGACCAGACCGTCGGCTGGGATACCGACCAATTCCCGACCAATTTGTATGACGCGGTCGCCGTGATGCGCGTCCTCCTAAAACAGGGCGGCCTCAAGTACGGCGGCCTGAATTTCGACGCCAAGGTTCGCCGCGGCTCCTTCGACACGGTGGACCTGTTCCACGCCCACATCGGCGGCATGGACACATTCGCGAAGGGACTGCTGATCGCACACCGCATGAAAGAGGACGGCGTCTTTGAGAAATTCATCGAGGAGCGTTACGCCGGCTGGAAGACCGCCATGGGCAAAAAGATCCTGGCCGGCAAGGCGACGCTGCCGGAGCTGGAAGAATGGGCGGCCAAAGTGGGGGAGCCGCCCCGCACGAGCGGACGCCAGGAAATGCTTGAGAACATCTTCAACGAGTACCTGTTCGGTTTACGCTGA
- a CDS encoding AraC family transcriptional regulator, with protein sequence MNSRNPPDRLSRYFSSQVSEARRFHFRPAARSRNGLRVVGGGYERCAPDYAIERPGFPHPVLEFVAEGSGRLVIHGTTHRLGPGSVFAYGPGIAHRIECDPLHPMGKYFIVLGGRGAAAALRAARLPPGTAAAVGRPERIRQILDDLIDFALSNRRDRDACCAEALRYALMKLPDLLVNGSGGRERAFFSYMRCRRFLEEKGGAIRSLREAAAACHVDPAYMCRLFQRFGGERPSHYLQHIRMNRAMTLLQTTDLLVKEIAEILGFEDPANFTRAFRSWFGTPPAAVRRGS encoded by the coding sequence ATGAATTCCCGCAACCCGCCGGACCGGCTCAGCCGTTACTTCAGTTCACAGGTGTCCGAAGCGAGGCGATTTCATTTTCGGCCGGCCGCTCGCAGCCGGAACGGGCTGCGCGTCGTTGGCGGGGGATATGAGCGGTGTGCGCCGGATTACGCGATCGAGCGCCCTGGATTTCCGCATCCCGTGCTGGAATTCGTGGCGGAAGGCTCCGGCCGGCTTGTCATCCACGGGACGACCCATCGGCTCGGTCCTGGCTCGGTTTTTGCCTACGGGCCCGGCATCGCGCACCGCATTGAATGCGATCCTCTCCATCCGATGGGGAAGTATTTCATTGTGCTCGGCGGGCGCGGCGCTGCGGCGGCGCTACGCGCGGCTCGGCTGCCGCCCGGAACGGCTGCCGCAGTCGGGCGCCCGGAACGGATCCGCCAGATCCTCGACGACCTGATTGACTTCGCGCTCTCGAACCGGCGCGATCGCGACGCCTGCTGCGCCGAGGCGCTCCGATATGCGCTGATGAAATTGCCGGATTTGCTGGTGAATGGGTCAGGGGGCCGCGAGCGGGCGTTTTTCAGCTATATGCGGTGCCGCCGTTTTCTAGAGGAAAAGGGCGGGGCGATCCGGTCGCTCCGCGAGGCGGCAGCCGCCTGTCATGTGGACCCGGCCTATATGTGTCGGCTCTTCCAGCGGTTCGGCGGTGAGCGCCCGTCCCATTACCTTCAGCACATCCGGATGAACCGCGCGATGACGCTGCTGCAGACCACGGACCTGCTGGTCAAGGAAATTGCGGAGATTCTGGGTTTCGAGGATCCCGCCAATTTCACGCGAGCCTTTCGCTCATGGTTTGGTACGCCGCCCGCAGCGGTTCGACGCGGATCGTAG
- a CDS encoding glycogen synthase, translated as MFIIQIASEFATVAKVGGLADVVQGLSRELSIRGHHVEVILPKYDVMKYDRIWGFHKCYSDLWVPFHHFWVHCDVFFGFVDGVKCFFIEPHFFKNFFNRGIIYGHNDDDERFAFFSKAALEFMLKTNKHPDIIHVHDWQTGLVPVMLFETYKHFGMTHPRVCYTIHNIHHQGITGEHILRQIGMNPAHYMTMDRLQDPRHHNAVNIMKGGIVFSNFVTTVSPTYMHEIMWTGLGHGLQGVLQYYRNKCGGVLNGIDYNEWNPEVDRFIPHRYSLNNLDDKYKNKEALRNRFWLRHDFKPIIAVVSRLDHQKGVGLIRHAIFYALANGCQFVLLGTSPDPGISHDFWNLKRHLNDNPDCHLELSFDEYLSHLIFAGADMILVPSAFEPCGLTQMIGLKYGTVPVVRNTGGLADTVFDANYAHKPYHERNGYVFNDLNNEGLESALRRAIGMWYHYPQYWRELMVNGMRQDHSWNHPAQHYLNIYEYIREK; from the coding sequence ATGTTTATCATCCAAATCGCTTCAGAATTTGCGACCGTTGCGAAGGTGGGCGGCCTGGCGGACGTCGTTCAGGGGCTTAGCCGCGAACTCTCGATCCGAGGACATCATGTCGAGGTGATTCTGCCGAAATACGACGTGATGAAGTATGATCGGATCTGGGGCTTCCACAAATGCTATAGCGACCTGTGGGTCCCCTTCCATCATTTCTGGGTCCACTGTGACGTCTTCTTTGGGTTTGTGGACGGCGTAAAGTGCTTCTTCATCGAGCCGCATTTCTTCAAGAATTTCTTCAATCGGGGAATCATTTACGGTCACAACGACGACGACGAGCGATTCGCCTTCTTTAGCAAGGCCGCGCTTGAGTTCATGCTCAAGACCAACAAGCACCCCGACATCATTCATGTGCACGACTGGCAGACCGGGCTGGTGCCAGTCATGCTCTTCGAGACGTACAAGCACTTCGGCATGACCCATCCGCGGGTGTGCTACACCATCCACAACATCCACCACCAGGGCATTACCGGCGAGCACATTCTCCGCCAGATCGGCATGAACCCCGCCCATTACATGACCATGGACCGACTTCAGGACCCGCGGCACCACAACGCGGTGAACATCATGAAGGGCGGCATCGTGTTTTCGAACTTTGTCACCACCGTCTCCCCCACCTACATGCACGAAATCATGTGGACAGGACTGGGGCACGGGCTGCAGGGCGTGCTCCAGTACTATCGCAACAAGTGCGGCGGGGTGCTCAACGGGATCGATTACAACGAGTGGAACCCCGAAGTCGACCGGTTCATTCCGCACCGTTACTCGCTCAACAACCTCGACGACAAATACAAGAACAAGGAGGCGCTTCGTAACCGCTTCTGGCTGCGGCACGATTTCAAGCCCATCATCGCCGTCGTCAGCCGGCTCGACCACCAGAAGGGGGTCGGACTAATCCGACATGCCATCTTCTACGCGCTGGCCAACGGCTGCCAGTTCGTCCTGCTGGGCACCAGTCCCGATCCCGGCATCAGCCACGATTTCTGGAACCTCAAGCGGCACCTCAATGACAACCCCGACTGCCACCTCGAGCTGAGTTTTGACGAGTATCTCTCCCACCTGATTTTCGCCGGCGCGGACATGATCCTCGTGCCAAGCGCCTTCGAGCCCTGCGGCCTGACCCAGATGATCGGCCTGAAATACGGAACGGTGCCGGTTGTCCGAAACACGGGCGGGCTTGCAGACACGGTCTTTGACGCGAATTACGCGCATAAACCCTACCACGAGCGGAACGGCTACGTCTTCAATGACCTCAACAACGAAGGGCTGGAATCCGCCCTGCGCCGTGCGATCGGCATGTGGTACCACTACCCGCAATACTGGCGAGAGCTGATGGTCAACGGCATGCGCCAAGACCATTCGTGGAACCATCCAGCTCAGCATTACTTGAACATCTACGAATATATCCGGGAAAAATAA
- a CDS encoding B12-binding domain-containing radical SAM protein, protein MADIVLSTFNARYSHTAFGLRYLMANLGDLRPRARMLEFDIKTPVHRAANTILAERPRIVGLGVYIWNALESLELVRILRAEDPGLRIVLGGPEVSHEIEKQELCALADHIVTDEGDLVFPALCRDLLAGCPPAERVIRGGFVDVRKLVLPYSLYTDEDIRHRVVYVEASRGCPFTCEFCLSSLDVPVRRFPLETLLPAFEDLLARGVRHFKFVDRTFNLSIKYSLELLAFFLDRYEPGLYLHFEMIPDRLPEDLRDILTCFPPGSLQFEVGIQTFNEEVAARIRRRQNYAKTEENLRWLRAHTGAHLHADLIAGLPGESWDSFARGFDRLLALEPHEIQVNILKRLRGTPIVRHDEEFAMLYNPAPPYDLLSNRDLTAEQVASLRRFGRFWDLFVNRGNFVETAPKIWRGQPSAFEAFHDFSEWLHTRWGRDHSIPLDEAAEALFDWLVRHGEEPASLAQAIWRDLCRAAPRNRPRFLAPYLGDAPRPAARGTVLNRGLIRQARHTAAPAPAPVDQ, encoded by the coding sequence ATGGCGGACATCGTCCTGAGCACGTTCAATGCGCGGTACAGCCACACGGCTTTCGGCCTGCGCTACCTGATGGCGAACCTCGGCGACCTGCGCCCGCGGGCGCGCATGCTCGAGTTCGACATCAAGACGCCCGTGCACCGCGCCGCAAACACAATCCTCGCCGAACGGCCCCGGATCGTCGGGCTCGGCGTCTACATCTGGAACGCGCTCGAGTCGCTCGAGTTGGTGCGCATCCTCCGCGCCGAGGACCCCGGGCTTCGGATCGTGCTCGGGGGACCCGAGGTGAGCCACGAGATCGAAAAACAGGAACTGTGCGCGCTCGCCGACCATATCGTGACCGACGAGGGGGACCTGGTCTTCCCCGCCCTCTGCCGGGACCTGCTGGCCGGCTGCCCGCCAGCCGAGCGCGTCATCCGCGGAGGGTTCGTCGACGTTCGCAAGCTTGTGCTTCCCTACTCGCTCTACACGGACGAAGACATCCGCCACCGCGTGGTCTACGTGGAAGCCTCGCGGGGCTGCCCGTTCACCTGCGAATTTTGCCTTTCCTCGCTGGACGTGCCCGTTCGACGGTTTCCGCTGGAGACCCTGCTGCCCGCATTCGAAGACTTGCTGGCGCGCGGTGTGCGGCATTTCAAGTTTGTCGACCGCACCTTCAACCTCAGCATCAAATACAGCCTTGAGCTTTTGGCGTTTTTTCTCGACCGCTACGAGCCGGGGCTTTATTTGCACTTCGAAATGATTCCGGACCGGCTGCCGGAGGACCTGCGCGACATCCTGACCTGTTTCCCGCCTGGATCACTGCAATTCGAGGTCGGCATCCAAACGTTCAACGAGGAAGTCGCGGCGCGAATCCGCCGCCGGCAGAATTACGCCAAGACGGAGGAGAATCTGCGCTGGCTCCGCGCGCACACCGGCGCCCATTTGCATGCCGATCTGATCGCCGGCCTTCCGGGCGAATCGTGGGACAGTTTCGCGCGCGGGTTCGACCGCCTGCTTGCCCTAGAACCGCACGAAATTCAGGTCAACATCCTGAAGCGATTGCGCGGCACGCCAATCGTGCGCCACGATGAGGAATTTGCGATGCTCTATAACCCCGCGCCGCCTTATGATCTGTTGTCAAACCGCGATTTGACGGCAGAGCAGGTCGCTTCGCTGCGGCGGTTCGGCCGCTTCTGGGACCTCTTTGTGAACCGCGGCAATTTCGTCGAAACGGCTCCCAAAATCTGGCGCGGCCAGCCTTCGGCCTTCGAGGCCTTTCATGACTTTTCAGAATGGCTCCACACGCGATGGGGCCGCGACCACTCGATCCCCTTGGACGAGGCCGCGGAGGCGCTGTTTGACTGGCTCGTTCGGCACGGAGAGGAGCCCGCATCGCTGGCACAGGCCATCTGGAGGGACCTCTGCCGTGCCGCGCCGAGGAACCGACCCCGCTTCCTCGCCCCCTATCTTGGCGACGCCCCGCGGCCAGCCGCGCGCGGGACCGTGCTGAACCGAGGTCTCATCCGGCAGGCCCGCCACACTGCGGCCCCTGCGCCGGCGCCCGTCGACCAGTAG